In the Nerophis ophidion isolate RoL-2023_Sa linkage group LG19, RoL_Noph_v1.0, whole genome shotgun sequence genome, one interval contains:
- the LOC133538071 gene encoding TLR adapter interacting with SLC15A4 on the lysosome, with protein MLCEVKLLSMIYGQAEESDLPRDERQDTVARSTSPCSSSEQVDNRSPSQDQDSQLESLDLYRTQPGRENLPGIEILAPARSGGDAAAFLVPSYCQSICLNYSDLHIGGDQVLPLSADNQEQMVVETQAVGPFLQSCDVPPPAEESPLGGLLRSLRGGSNHWRQGSGRDRSVMFQGCEGPFSNSLLNRYLEQKLLDLYQQYMLENMARDRGADPGPNFPLPGSEMFLSSLDQITLQLSRDGNLEAGVAKDMVLSCLLRVAGDMQSSEISTPFLQISSDASKEHINKAGQK; from the coding sequence ATGCTTTGTGAAGTCAAATTGTTGAGCATGATTTATGGACAAGCAGAGGAATCGGACCTACCGCGTGATGAGAGGCAGGACACGGTTGCCAGGTCAACGTCTCCTTGTAGTTCCTCAGAGCAGGTGGACAACAGGAGTCCTTCACAAGACCAAGACTCCCAGCTGGAGTCTTTGGATCTGTACAGAACCCAGCCTGGAAGAGAGAACCTTCCGGGTATAGAGATCCTGGCACCGGCCCGCTCTGGGGGGGACGCCGCCGCCTTCTTGGTACCGTCTTACTGCCAGAGCATCTGCCTGAACTACAGCGACCTTCACATCGGGGGCGATCAGGTGCTGCCATTGTCGGCTGACAACCAGGAGCAGATGGTGGTTGAAACCCAGGCGGTCGGTCCTTTTCTGCAGTCCTGCGATGTGCCCCCGCCTGCGGAGGAATCCCCTTTAGGGGGTCTTCTGCGGTCACTCAGGGGGGGCTCCAACCACTGGAGGCAGGGAAGTGGTCGCGATCGCAGCGTTATGTTCCAAGGTTGCGAGGGCCCCTTCTCCAACTCCCTCCTGAATCGCTACCTGGAGCAGAAGCTCCTGGATCTCTACCAGCAGTACATGCTGGAGAACATGGCCAGGGACAGGGGTGCGGACCCGGGCCCCAATTTCCCATTACCGGGCTCCGAGATGTTCCTGAGCAGCCTGGACCAGATCACCCTGCAGCTGAGCCGGGATGGGAACTTGGAGGCGGGCGTGGCCAAGGACATGGTGCTGTCGTGCCTGTTGAGGGTGGCTGGAGACATGCAGTCCAGTGAGATCAGCACACCTTTCCTGCAGATCTCCAGCGACGCATCTAAGGAGCACATCAATAAAGCGGGAcaaaaataa